A window from Theropithecus gelada isolate Dixy chromosome 1, Tgel_1.0, whole genome shotgun sequence encodes these proteins:
- the LOC112618741 gene encoding histone H2B type 2-F-like isoform X4, with product MPDPAKSAPAPKKGSKKAVTKVQKKDGKKRKRSRKESYSVYVYKVLKQVHPDTGISSKAMGIMNSFVNDIFERIAGEASRLAHYNKRSTITSREIQTAVRLLLPGELAKHAVSEGTKAVTKYTSSNIF from the exons ATGCCGGATCCAGCAAAATCCGCTCCTGCTCCCAAGAAGGGCTCCAAAAAGGCTGTTACGAAAGTGCAGAAGAAGGACGGCAAGAAGCGCAAGCGCAGCCGCAAGGAGAGCTACTCCGTTTACGTGTACAAGGTGCTGAAGCAGGTCCACCCCGACACCGGCATCTCGTCCAAGGCCATGGGCATCATGAACTCCTTCGTCAACGACATCTTCGAGCGCATCGCAGGAGAGGCGTCCCGCCTGGCGCACTACAACAAGCGCTCCACCATCACGTCCCGCGAGATCCAGACGGCCGTGCGCCTGCTGCTGCCCGGCGAGCTGGCCAAGCACGCCGTGTCCGAGGGCACCAAGGCGGTCACCAAGTACACCAGCTCGAA CATTTTCTAG
- the LOC112618741 gene encoding histone H2B type 2-F-like isoform X3 — translation MPDPAKSAPAPKKGSKKAVTKVQKKDGKKRKRSRKESYSVYVYKVLKQVHPDTGISSKAMGIMNSFVNDIFERIAGEASRLAHYNKRSTITSREIQTAVRLLLPGELAKHAVSEGTKAVTKYTSSKLIGSNLWK, via the coding sequence ATGCCGGATCCAGCAAAATCCGCTCCTGCTCCCAAGAAGGGCTCCAAAAAGGCTGTTACGAAAGTGCAGAAGAAGGACGGCAAGAAGCGCAAGCGCAGCCGCAAGGAGAGCTACTCCGTTTACGTGTACAAGGTGCTGAAGCAGGTCCACCCCGACACCGGCATCTCGTCCAAGGCCATGGGCATCATGAACTCCTTCGTCAACGACATCTTCGAGCGCATCGCAGGAGAGGCGTCCCGCCTGGCGCACTACAACAAGCGCTCCACCATCACGTCCCGCGAGATCCAGACGGCCGTGCGCCTGCTGCTGCCCGGCGAGCTGGCCAAGCACGCCGTGTCCGAGGGCACCAAGGCGGTCACCAAGTACACCAGCTCGAA
- the LOC112618776 gene encoding histone H3: MARTKQTARKSTGGKAPRKQLATKAARKSAPATGGVKKPHRYRPGTVALREIRRYQKSTELLIRKLPFQRLVREIAQDFKTDLRFQSSAVMALQEASEAYLVGLFEDTNLCAIHAKRVTIMPKDIQLARRIRGERA; the protein is encoded by the coding sequence ATGGCCCGTACTAAGCAGACTGCCCGCAAGTCGACCGGCGGCAAGGCCCCGAGGAAGCAGCTGGCCACCAAAGCTGCCCGCAAGAGCGCGCCGGCCACAGGCGGGGTGAAGAAGCCGCACCGCTACCGGCCCGGCACCGTGGCCCTGCGGGAGATCCGGCGCTACCAGAAGTCCACGGAGCTGCTGATCCGCAAGCTGCCCTTCCAGCGGCTGGTACGCGAGATCGCGCAGGACTTTAAGACGGACCTGCGCTTCCAGAGTTCTGCCGTGATGGCGCTGCAGGAGGCCAGCGAGGCCTACCTGGTGGGGCTGTTCGAAGACACGAACCTGTGCGCCATCCACGCCAAGCGCGTGACCATCATGCCCAAGGACATCCAGTTGGCCCGCCGCATCCGCGGGGAGCGGGCCTAA